The following proteins are encoded in a genomic region of Fusarium keratoplasticum isolate Fu6.1 chromosome 9, whole genome shotgun sequence:
- a CDS encoding C-8 sterol isomerase, translating to MPKSQPQSGISRLLGILGLLTALLASVFYVLEQNLDKFYIFDLQHLDDVSKRALAEHGNNTRAVVEYIVTELNEKTPAHVNLNEEWVFNNAGGAMGAMYIIHASVTEYLIVFGTAIGTEGHTGRHTADDYFHILSGTQLAYVPGSYEPEVYPPGSIHHLRRGDVKQYKMPESCFALEYARGWIPPMLFFGFADGLSSTLDFPTLWHTTRITGREMISNLLKGKL from the exons ATGCCCAAGTCGCAGCCTCAGTCCGGCATCAGCCGGCTCCTGGGCATTCTCGGCCTCCTGACCGCTCTCCTGGCGTCGGTTTTCTACGTGCTGGAGCAGAACCTCGACAAGTTCTACATCTTTGATCTGCAGCACCTGGACGACGTGTCGAAGCGCGCGCTGGCTGAGCACGGCAACAACACCAGGGCCGTGGTGGAGTACATCGTGACCGAGCTCAACGAGAAGACTCCTGCGCATGTCAACCTCAATGAGGAGTGGGTGTTTAACAACGCTGGCGGTGCCATGGGCGCCATGTACATTATCCACGCCAGTGTGACCGAGTACCTCATCGTCTTTG GCACCGCGATCGGCACCGAGGGCCACACGGGCCGCCACACGGCCGACGACTACTTCCACATCCTCAGCGGCACCCAGCTGGCCTACGTCCCCGGCTCGTACGAGCCCGAGGTGTATCCTCCCGGCAGCATCCACCACCTCCGCCGTGGCGACGTGAAGCAGTACAAGATGCCCGAGAGCTGCTTCGCGCTCGAGTACGCCCGAGGCTGGATCCCCCCCAtgctcttctttggcttcgcCGACGGCCTTTCTAGCACCCTCGACTTCCCCACGCTGTGGCACACGACGCGCATTACTGGCCGGGAGATGATTTCGAaccttctcaagggcaagttGTAA